In Legionella cardiaca, a genomic segment contains:
- the sdhC gene encoding succinate dehydrogenase, cytochrome b556 subunit translates to MNQKRPINLDLGTMKFPPMAIASILHRISGLVLFLLMPAMLYFLGMSLYSSDSFIELQHMLRTPLHKLLLWAFSAALIYHVLAGIRHLLMDAGYGEHLHAGRRSAILVIALAVIFTLLLGIWIW, encoded by the coding sequence GTGAATCAAAAAAGACCAATAAATCTTGATTTAGGAACCATGAAATTTCCTCCCATGGCCATTGCTTCAATTCTACACCGAATTTCTGGACTGGTGCTTTTCTTATTGATGCCGGCAATGCTCTATTTTTTAGGCATGTCGCTCTATAGCAGTGATTCTTTTATTGAATTACAGCATATGTTAAGAACACCATTGCATAAACTCCTCCTGTGGGCATTTAGTGCTGCATTGATATACCATGTGCTTGCTGGTATTCGTCATTTACTTATGGATGCAGGTTACGGTGAACATCTTCATGCTGGCCGCCGCAGTGCTATTTTAGTTATTGCCTTGGCAGTAATATTTACTCTCTTGCTAGGAATCTGGATATGGTAA
- the sdhD gene encoding succinate dehydrogenase, hydrophobic membrane anchor protein, whose product MVTNITSLTGNGLKDWLIQRVTSIYFAIYSMFLLGYLLFHPQLNYVEWYGLFHHVGFKIASLIALFAMSLHAWIGVWTVTTDYIKCTAIRLSVQMLVVLWLLGQFVWGLMIMWGQ is encoded by the coding sequence ATGGTAACCAACATTACAAGTTTGACTGGGAATGGTTTAAAAGATTGGTTAATTCAACGCGTTACTTCTATTTATTTTGCTATTTATTCCATGTTTCTGCTGGGATATTTACTATTCCACCCGCAATTGAATTATGTTGAATGGTATGGTTTGTTTCATCATGTTGGTTTTAAAATAGCAAGTCTTATTGCCTTATTTGCCATGTCGTTGCATGCCTGGATAGGGGTTTGGACGGTAACAACTGATTACATAAAATGTACTGCCATAAGACTAAGTGTGCAAATGCTGGTTGTACTTTGGCTGCTTGGTCAATTCGTGTGGGGCTTAATGATTATGTGGGGGCAATAA